The following DNA comes from Gadus chalcogrammus isolate NIFS_2021 chromosome 12, NIFS_Gcha_1.0, whole genome shotgun sequence.
CTCATGAGAATTCAATTTCAATTAGTTTCTGTACTGTTGTACTGTTGTCTGTACAGTAGTAGATATTTGTGAATATGTTGGCATAGACTGTTTTGTTTCTCAGTGTTGCTCAGTACTTATAATCCATCGATGTGCCAGGCATTGGGCTTCAGCAGGTTCTCTCTGCTGGGGTGGAGCGACGGAGGAATCACAGGTCTGGTGTTGGCAGCCAGGAACCCAGAGCTCATCTACAAGATGGTCGTCTGGGGATCCAACGCCTACGTCTCCCAACAAGACCTCAGCATTTACCATGGTTACAGCCCTGCTGCCATTAACAAGTATTTTAATATAACATAACTGAGATTGTAGCTCTGTGTGTGACTTACTCCTGGCCGTGTGGATTCTTCATGTGCCTAGCGATCAGCGATGTGTCCAAGTGGAGTGCCAGGATGAGGAAGCCCATGGAGGACATGTATGGAGCAGAGGTGTTCCCTAAGATCTGGAAGGCCTGGGTGGACGGGATCTCACAATTCACCCACAGACCAGAAGGTAACCCATAGAAGTGTAAGATTCTGTACTATTATTTAACCAGCTGTTCATATCGGGGGTAGACCCAGagaattattttatattagattgtattgtttgtttgaGAGTTGTGAAAATGTAAGGGTTTCATTTAAGGGTTTCCCTTAAAACCACGAAGATCAAACAATTCCTTGTCTTTGGGCATAGTAGAAATGTGAAGTAGAAAACGATTATTATACCAAATACAACATAGATGGGAACCAAATCTATGCATAATTTGGTATCCTGTTACAGGGAGCATCTGCATGGAGCTTTTGCCCCATATCTGCTGTCCTTCCCTCATCATCCATGGCGAGAAAGACCCCATGGTGCCCAGCTTCCATCCACAATACCTTCTCAAACACATCAAGGGATCACGGTGAATTGTCCAAAAATGTTAATGTATTATGTTTATTAATGtagaataatatttattataacaTTTAATATGTTAAGTTGATTTTATTCACTGCTTgacgttttcttttttcttttttattgtagTTTACATGTGAATCCAGAGGGAAAACATAATCTTCACCTGAGATTCGCTACTGAATTCAACAAAATGGTGGAAGACTTTTTGGATGAATGACAATCTTATTTTCTATGATGAATTTGACATGGATAAATGATTTATGAAATGTGAATTAGGCTGGACTGTCTGACAACTCTAATTCTAATGGTAATTAAAATGATTGATATGAGGATTCATACCATTTGGTTATTACTTTCATTTGTGTCAGAAGTTTAGATACCTGAATAAACACCTGTATTCCTATTTATTCCGATACCTATAAACATTTTTGATGATTATGCTATGTATCGTGTATGCATATGtaatttattgttttgtttatatgttgcaAAAAAATTATTTGGTTTATTGTCTTTAACTTCCTGCAAAAATGATCAACCTACATTTTTAGTATTGTAACATTCTCATATCAGAGCTAGCAGGACTGCTGTATCGATGCATCGATTGCTTTCGTCTCGCTTCTCGTCATAGAACCCGGATGTATGCGCCAAGTCAGGTTTGAGAATGCAACAAACCGATAGTAACCGAAGCCTGAGACTAGCCCGTACATTCGTAACGCATGCTTTTTAATTGTTTATAAACATTTAAAACTCGTCATTCAATATGAGTGGAGCCGAACAAGGAGATGCATTTGATGCCATTACCGTTTACAATTTTTGTGAAAAGATTTCAGAGCAAACGATACACTttcatgtgatgaagatgaaCGGCGGCTTCTTCCTCTGGGTCGGGGCGAGTCCAACCTTGTCCAACTTGGCAGTTTCGATGATTAGCAAATTTGTAAGTTTATCATAAAAGTCGATGTGTCGACCATTTAATGTTCTGCACAAAGTAAAACCAGTCAGTCTAAGACCGTAAATTATTCATTAAATATGTAATCAAGAATCAAGTATATTATTTCTCATCAATTCTTAAACGATCAACGAATGTCGTGACCCATGTTTTTCATTTACAGGATTCCGTGCCGTTATCAATGCTCCTCATGGGAGATAAATCTGAGACCGCTCCAAATGCATTGGCACAGAGATTAGGTAGTTATATGAATGTGTTTCTACCTAATGTTCAATGTGGCAAGCTATTAGGATTTTATAAGGGAGGATAACCAGTTGAATTATTTTAAagatgtttggtcggatagtTTATAATTGCCAAGTAGTTAATCCAATTTAACATAACTTTTAAATTGTAACGATCACAGAACAATTTGGCTGCATCATCCATTCGTATTGCATTTCTCCTATTGTGTAGACTGATAAAATGTACATTGATGTGGGTGAAGATAAAACAACGTTGTCTTATCAGTCAACCAAATCTAAAATAACATGTTAATTCTCAAAAAATGTTCTGAAATTGTTTCTCCCTATTCTAATTTGCAGCAAAGAAGACCAATAAGCAAGTGTTTGTGAGTTATAATCTCCCAATGGTCAACACTAacctggccctgcaggtggaggataGGATAAAAAAGGAGATGGGAAATCACCCGGAACACTTTTAATGATTTATCCTCCTATCAGTTATCTCATAGCCCTCTTTTGTAGTTAGCCTCTGACAGGAAGGAAACCCTGTAtcgttttttgtttcttttaatGCAACTTTGCTTTCTTTATAATACAAAAACTGAGGCTTACATAGATATTTCATGTTCTGTAATCACACGCAGACCCCTTTGTTACATCAAATCAGGTGTTAATTTATTGACATTATCAATAAATTAAATGGTTTATTATcaaaacatgtaggcctatgtcttTTTGTACAAATGCATCGTATTATAAAAACACTTAAAAAAGAAATCAGTGGTTgggattttttttctcccttccaATTTTTTCCTTGTTGAAAACAGAAACTAGCAGACCACATAAGATATTGACATTTGTAAGGAATATTAAATAGGTGATAACAACGTGGAGGACGTTGCATGCATGGCTATGCATTAGTTTTGGACCCTGCTAAAATTGTTCTTGGTGTTCTCTGTATTCTAAAAAAGTAGATGGCCCATATATTGTCAACAAATGGCACTGTCACCTTACATTTTGTCTCCAGTCCAAAGGAATACCTTACACAGTTTGTACACATGTACAGTATACACTACTAGGACTAAGCAGAATGCTGCTCTATTCTAATTctcaaacacatttttaaaaccACTATAAACATTGTGCTTTTTTGGCATGGCCAAACACATTATGTCAGCCTAAACTTATACATTGTAGTTAAAGGATAAACAACCAATAACAttaccacaacacacagaacaaagGGAGTGTGAGAGTATGGGAGAAATTGTAATACAATTAGGAGGTATCTCAGCTAAAGCAACAAAAACGCCCTTGGCGACATGACAAAATAAATAGCTTTTTTTAATTACATTGTTAATGTTTTGTCAAAGAACAAAACCATCATAAAGCCATACAATTTCTGAGACGTATCATAAGACAGAGTAAAGCTGATTACTTTAATGTCTGTTCAACTCACAGGTACTTCATTATTTTGGCATTGCTCAGTTTTGGCATACCGTCCATGCAGTTTGCCATAGTCTCCAGCTGCTGTTAAATCAGCCATCATACAACCTTTACTAAGATAATTCAAAACGTGTATACACTGACCATACTAACTTACTAAAAATAAAGTGCCAAATGGACTTCTAGTGAAGGAACAACACATCAGAGTAGAGGAAATGCAGATCATAATATAAACCCATTTATGCACGGTCATGCAAAAATAGTTGTAGTGGTTCAGCCAATCCCTGGATTTTAATTGTGTTGGCTGGAAACTTACAAGCACTTGATTGTGTCTTGGACTTAAGTGCAAAATGacccaaaaataaaatacaatgcaGTGAGCTCCCCTCTCTCACCAGGTCAAACTCCAAACAACAGAGATCATTATTGAGTGCTAGTCTACTCTCTGGTCTTCTCATCTCCCCTTGTACACTGGCTCTGCTGCTCTGTGGCAGGAGACAAGGTTGACAGTACAGTGAGTCCAAATCATCTTAAACCTACACCACAACTGTTTGGTTTGCATCAGTAGTGCGCACTGACTTGAGATTTAATGCACTGCAGTCCTTGAAGTCACAATCCGCACAATCACAAACCCCTTCAACATTGAGCTGCTGGCTCAACACAACCCTCCAGTCTGTTCCCCATTCAATCAGAGTTGTCATTTCATTACAcaaatttttcctttttttttggtttaatcTGAAATGTAATTCCCTGGGCACCTACCAGCTCATCAACCCCACAGGCTAAGAGGTTACATTTTTCCACATGATTAACAGCGTGACCCGACCGCTATCCGCTACGACGCCTTCACCCCATTGGCTACGGCACAGTTGTCGAGGAGCTCTCCTCCAGTCGCCAGGGCGTATGAGGCGGGCACCGCTGCCAGAGCGGTGGCCGCTGCCACGGTGGCGCTGCCTGTGGCTGTGAGATGGATGGGCGTGTCGTGCACGCGGGAGTAGTCCCTGTCTGTCTTGGCCAGAAGGAGGTGCTGCTCCCCGGGCCGCAGCAGGGTCTGCCGGGTGAAGCTCTCCCCGTCTGCCAGGCTCTCGGGCAGCGGCTGGCCGCGcggctctggcagcagcagcaggcagatGATGCACAGCAGGGTGCAGCAGGCGAAGATGACGTGGTGCAGGAAGTAGCCCTTCTGGTTGTGGAGCTCCATGATCGGGGCGGTGAGCATGCCGAAGCCGGCGCTGGCCAGCACCAGGCCAAGGCCTCCACCCCTAAAAGGATAAGACCAGACGGATGGACAATGGTGGGTCATTGTACACACCGATACACAACAAAATGAGAGGCGAAAGCAGGACACCAACTCAAACGTTCAATGGTAGATTCAGGCCACCAGATGGCGCAAGTGGGCAAGTTCAGCAAGCCGATTTGACATAAATTCGCTAGACTGGATATgtgttgcagatatctgcaattcagtttcgcctggTCAAATCTAACATTTCGAatatccgcaactacattcctcctatccACAATTatcatttcagatatccacaaagacattcctcctaggcgaaatgacgtcattttcgccattcatgtctatggggtttctcattgcagatacaattcagttgcagatatccactttgtgaattacggatatctgcaactgaattgtagatatctgtaattccagtttgagatatctacaatttgattctgactagtcataattccagttcaagatatctttaattcacctcaattcaagatatctacatgtcccttttcagatatctgaaattaagttttgactaggggaaatgacgttgtagatatctctaactggagttacggctagtcaaaatgacgttgtagatatctattatgaagttatagatatcttgaaaggaattttgattagagatatctaAAATTGAAGATATCTGTAACTTTCATTCCGCCCAATCATAATCTAATTACAAATATCTTGAATTTGAGTTTTGACCAGGcaaaatgacgtttcagatatctgtaatgacaaaTTATAGGACCGCCTCCCGCTTTTAGGCGGGAGCGGAGCAGGTCGTTGTCGTTCAAATCATCATTCACTCGTTCAATTTCATGGCatttttttgatgtttttttcaattaCAGCCAACGCCATGACTGCTCCTTTCTCATAGAAATAAGGAAATTAACCAacttcttctttgattatggcGGCATGGGGAAATTACGTATTTCTGGATATCTAAAATGTCACGCCATATAGCCTATTTCACACTCAAATTACGtttgagatatctttaactttcattctgcctttcaaaactgaattacagctatctgcaattgtcatttaagatgtgtgacgagttgaatgtcTTTTTCcgatctgtaattcagtttcgcctagtcaaaactgaattacagatatctctatcagtcgtttcgactagtcacaattacgttacagatatcttgaatcAAAATTCCAACTATTCAAAATGTAATCATGACTAGTCAGAaagaagttgttgatatctataatgttaattccggatagtcaaacttagttaataaattacaattcggcttgccatatgCTCGCACTTCTAGCTACCTCCTTGGGCAAGGCGTTGGACGTGTATGTAAGTCATTAGGCAGCACTAACTCAGTGGATTTAAGAAGCTCACCTGATGACCGTGGGCGTGATTTCGGCACAGAAGAAAATGCTGAGCGTGCTGACGGCGTGAGACGAGAACATGCCGATGATGGAGAAGGCCACAGAGAACTTCCGGTTCAGTGTGTCTCGCAGCACTAGACACCAAAAATGAAATCCCAAACTCATCAGACAGAGAGAATATACCGCTCACTCCACATCCTTTTAATGTAAAGGCTGGCGCTAAACAGTCCACCTTAATCCCGCCAAAAAGggtgtatatatactgtatatatagggCTAAATAGAAATGTCTCGAAATCACTGTTCTATTCCAAGATCAACATGTGAGACATACCTGTGTCGTGACGAAGGCTGTACTTCCCGATCACTGGATTCCATCAGCGTGTCGGTGAACATTGAGGAAATTGAACAGAAGGGAACACGACATTAGATCCCACACAGAGAGCAAGCCAAGCAGAAATCAATCGTCAAGTGTACCGGGAAAAGCCTTTCGCAGAAATCTTTAGGGGGTTTAACTGCCAGCCCTGAAACAATGTTCAAATAGCCTGGATGTGGGTCAAGAAAAGGGAGGAGGGCAGTGTGTACTCCACTATACCGAAAGGTCACAGT
Coding sequences within:
- the bphl gene encoding valacyclovir hydrolase, encoding MALIGLLTRRLGALRNLSQKKTIQPYCSSVTAGRQHINGVQLYYERTGIGKHAVLLIPGALGSTLTDFGPQLKSLNKEMFTIVGFDPRGYGRSRPPERDFPLNFFERDAKDAVDLMKALGFSRFSLLGWSDGGITGLVLAARNPELIYKMVVWGSNAYVSQQDLSIYHAISDVSKWSARMRKPMEDMYGAEVFPKIWKAWVDGISQFTHRPEGSICMELLPHICCPSLIIHGEKDPMVPSFHPQYLLKHIKGSRLHVNPEGKHNLHLRFATEFNKMVEDFLDE
- the psmg4 gene encoding proteasome assembly chaperone 4, which produces MSGAEQGDAFDAITVYNFCEKISEQTIHFHVMKMNGGFFLWVGASPTLSNLAVSMISKFDSVPLSMLLMGDKSETAPNALAQRLAKKTNKQVFVSYNLPMVNTNLALQVEDRIKKEMGNHPEHF